In the Carettochelys insculpta isolate YL-2023 chromosome 6, ASM3395843v1, whole genome shotgun sequence genome, gaggtccacccagccacccctgcaggagcagtgctcgccctgctctgtgccatgcaggaggcagctgagcacctccttgccacagaggaggagatgcccccaggggaggaggacgcaacccccaaccctgcagcaccccgacccccccgccgcctcatacgctggcggctgtggagctaccccaccagcaccgactggtgggagcggctggtgcttggggagtgggatgacaaccgctggctcaggaactttcggatgagccggcagacatttatggagctatgccagtggctcacccctgcactcaggcaccaggacaccaccatgcggcgtgccctccctgtggagaaacgggtcggcatcgctgtctggaagctggccgctccagacagctaccgatccgtgggacagcagtttggcgttggcaaggccaccgtcggggctgtcctcatggaggtaagaggacccacagggggagggggggagggcagccctggcagggcagggcagggcagggcaggggaggggaggggaggggggccctagcaggggagggcaggggaggggaggggaggggagggggaccctggcaggggagggccacacacaccctgcacacccctcattggtgctctcccatgtgcttcccctgcaggtcgtccgcgccatcaacgccctgctcctccacaggctcgtgaggctgggggacccagatgccaccatcacgggctttgccaccctgggcgtccccaattgcttcagggctctggatgggactcacatccccatccgcaccccggtgcacagtggaggacgctacatcaaccggaagggctaccactcagtggtcctccaggccttggtggacagccggggccatttccaggacatttatgtgggctggcctggcagcacccacgacgcccgggttttccggaactcgggcctgtgctgccggctggaggcgggaacctacatcctccagcgggagatccctgtgggggacaccaccatgcccctctgcatcatcgcagatgcggcataccccctccggccctggcttatgcacccgtacacgggccatctgtctgccagccaggagcgcttcaaccagcgcctgaaccacgcgcgccaggtggtggagcgctcatttggctgcctcaaagggcgctggaggtgtctcctcacccgcctggatgcgggccccaccaacatcccccagattgtgggtgcgtgcagcaccctacacaatctggtggagagcaagggggaggctttctttcagggctgggctgtgcaggccggcagggctgatgtgcagccacccgctgcccccagtcgccaggtggaccccgaagggacccgggtccgggaggccctgcaggcccacttcgatgaggccacggggtgaacgctgccaggccccccactggcccccccatcctccacaacactccctgcccctacgcccacaccacggagcacccaacagcacaccgcccccccgcccacttttcctggacaaataaaagcagacacttgtttgtgaaataaacttgtttactttgaactctgttctaactaatactaactatatataggaacttctaactaacttaaatatgaaatgcgtatgtatatattaacaaaaaaaaacagggataacaaggaaggggagaactatttacatggggggggaaggatcagactgtgcaaatgggggtcacaaataaataaatacaaactatatacaaggccgaacaacaaaacagtggggggaatatatgcaagggtgggggccacgtcctgggccccacgcccctatagtccagcactgggggtgggcggccaggagccccgcctcggcctcagccctgtccggggctggctgggggacgggcggaccggtagatacggccggcgagtgtcagatGGCCCCACGTCTCCCTCGGCAGaacggcccttggtggcgggtggcggggcgatggcagacggcgcggcgacgacaggagcagcgggtggtgcggcgggtggagcatgcagggcaGGCGCAGAggtggccagcgcggcatggggggtcaggtaatccgctatgtggttaaaggtctccatgtaggccccccatgcctcttggcgccaggccagcgcccgctcctgtaggTGGaagcggcgttgctccacctgcagccactgctccgcgacctccacctgctggcggtggagagccagcagctgggggtccgtcgccgtcgggtggtggtgctgggtccgccgtcttgcccgctgtggggccggttggtcctccgccgaggggctggcctggagcgatggccccggaggggatttcaggaccactgacgcctcgccggcactctccggtccttcccatggtgcagctgcggaacacaggagaggggaagaagagtggagacaggcgttagtgtgggccccgagccatggcccttgtccccccacccctgtgctgcaggttccccatccccgtccccgggagatgctgctgtgatggggttcaagggtccccctgcactgcaccccgtcccctggcgggagtgactctcacttcactcagcagggtctgacaggagaggtttcttaggcaacagatgcccagtttctccaagaagtgacagcacagcagtcagagactgtccttccaacccgtcctgggaagaagaccccaaggggtgcccctctggggtgtagctttccccctcctcaggctggctgccttccagctctcccctcccctagcctctacctgcagcccctgattcaaacccagctcggctcctccctcctgtttgttcagggcagaggtgtaacctgccagttgtagccccaggatcatcctttgcccctgggagctattcagcttgttgctcatatctagcctgagtctcgcatttgcacttcccccaccccatcacatgctgctgctgctgctgctgctgctgctgctgctgggtgtcccacccccctcctcctgggggaccctagaggttccgctcccccctgccccggggatggggcatggcactgtcgtgctgggggcggcGGGCAGGggtgatgcactcctgtgagggacatgccactgctttccttggggccatggccatctgggcatgtggagggccctggccacatatctattacccccgcccctcaaccccgggggtgtacaccgggggggtacatacctgtaggtccactcccacggtcgggggacacccaggggggcggacgcccggctgctgctcctcgatggcaggaggaggatctggagccccgtctctgtggaggaggagtccccctcctcctcctcctcctgctccagtgccccgggggtgggctccaggaggggcccccagggtgcagggcttgcctccggggcggactccacctctggggcctgctggggctcctcagccgatgtgtcaagcgtggccggaggggaggaggtgtgccgggggcccaggaggtccctgagctccctgtaaaaggggcaagtgatggaggcggccccagatcggccggccgcatcccaggcccaagcgtaaccctgccgcagctccttgagtttactccagacatggtccagagtgcgggcagggtcaccccgggcggccaggcccttggccagccgagcgaacgcatccgcgttccgcctcttgctccccattacctggagcacctcctcctcgctccaaagccccagcaggtcacgaagctcggcctccgtccaggaggggccccgctgccgcttcccggcctggctcctgccctggctgccctggctaccctggctTCCCTTTGGGGGAgttccctcagggcgctgggggggctgccgggcagccatgaggtcctttgggggtctcggtggctgaagatgagcgtgcaggctagccgcgtgttactgcacagaaagggagggggtggggacctttaaggggccactccacgcggccaccattgagctgaggggctggagagagcgtctctcaacccctcagctgatggccaccatggaggaccccacaattttgaagttgcaggacgcgcaacaactacacagtacctacttcgacgttgaacatcgaagtagtgcgctattcccatcccctcacggggttagcagCTCTGAtgtctcgcctcctaacgtcgatgttaacatcgaaatagcgcccaacacgtgtagccgtgacaggcactatttcgaagttagtgctgctacttcaaagtagcatgcacgtgtagacacggctactatgTGATTAAGGGGGATCTGCTGTAAAGAGTGGTTCCCAGACAGGAGCAAGTTGCAGGGGTGGAGCAACTCCTAGTGCCCCAAAGACACCAGAGAGCAGTACTAGATCTAGCCTCCAGTCATTTAtttgggggacacctgggggtTGACAAAACCCTACACTGGATCCTAAGAAGGTTCTATTGGCCAGAAGTGTCCTTGGAGGTCTGGCAATactgcacctcctgccctgaatGTCAATTCTATGAGCCCCAAACACTCCTAAAGACCCTACTGGTGTCCTTACCCATTACCAAGGTACCCTTTGAACAAATTGCTATGGACTTGGTTGGCCTGCTGGATAAATCTGCTCAGGGTCATCAGCACATACTGGTAGACCTGGATTATGCCACCTGATACCCACAAGCAATTCCCCTAAGAAATACTGACTCAAAAACCTCACCAGGAAATTAGTCCAGATCTTCTCAAGGGTAGAGATACGCAAGGATATACTGACCACCCCATTTGTTTCTAAGCTCACCTGTGTGCTTTACTTCACATGTGGTCCCTGAGGACCTCAGTCTACCACCCACAGATGGATGGTCTCATTGAATAGTTCAACCATACCCTAAAAGGTACGCTACAGAAGGTAGTGAGTGAGGATGGGAAGGATTGGGACACCCTACTGCCATACCTTATGTTTGCCATTTTGGAAGGTCCCTCAGGCATCAATGGAGTTTTCCCCATTTGAGTTGTTATACGGGTGTAGCCCCAGGAGTATCTCAACTCAACTACCTTACTAACAGGGCCTGGGAGAAGCAACCAAATCATGGGCAAAATGTTGTAGATTATGTACTCCAAATGAAGGACAGGGTAGCCCACGTTGCCCCCATTGTCAGGGAACACTTGGAAAAGGCCCAAGAAGCCCACCAAATGTGTTACAATCGCTGGACAACAGTCCAGAAGTTCCAAGTGGGAGACTGAGTAACGgtgctggtcctggcagcagagACCTTACAAAGTGGTTGAGGTCTTGGGAAACATAGATTATAAGGTACAGCAGCCAGATCACTGCAAGCTAGAGCAGATTTGCCATGTAAACCTTTTGAAACACTGGCAGGACCGAGAGGCACAGGTGGTTGCACTGGGTGGGGATCAATACCCGAAGAAAACACAGAGAAATCAGTGGGGATATCCCCGGAGCTAACACTggaccagctgggggaagttCTCCAGGTGATTGCGCAACATTTGGTTGGTATTCTCACTGGGAGGACCGCAGTGGTAGAGCACCACATTATCAtcagcagaggtgggtgcagcctaaatccctcagccagaggcaggggtgtggGACCTGGGCAGAACACAGGGCACCTTGCCACACGTTAGTACTGATTTGCATGTTCGGTAATTTAACTGGTaattgttaaatagtaacagagaggtagctgtgttagtctgtactccaacacaaTTGTTAAGACTCCTGAACCAATCGGAGTGCAGTTGCTTGTGATGGCAAGGCATAGGGTTCAACAGCCCTGCGGCTCACCGCTAGTTTGTATCTTGCATTCCTAGAGCTTGTGCTTCAGGGTTTCAGCCACAGTCACAAAGGGACCTCCTCTCCAGTATGTtctgagaggattttttttaattgcttcctTCTGAAACGCCCAGCTGACTGTGACTGGGGAAGGAACATTGAGTAACGTTGCCTTCCCCACCTGCACCGTCAACCACCGCCCATGAATACCACATACAAttctaaatagtaacagagaaatagctgtgttagtctgtactccaacaaaacaaagcagcagaaatgtagcactttaaagactaacaaagtgatttatgcggtgatgagcttttttgggacagatccacttcttcagatcaatttcatttccagtacagactgacatttataagtacagaggacaaaaaaaaaagttgcaataaaaactgacagatcaaataggattgaaggaagggggtgagaggtggggggatgttaattatcctgtctgagataattatgagcatcaaaggaagggaagcagtccttgtaatgtgtgaggtagttgatgtctctgttcataccacgtgttaatgtgtcaaatttgaatatgtgctGTAAGTCAGAAATCtcacactctaatctgttgttaaattctcgatgttccaggacacaaattctcagttctttgacagaatggcccactccattgcagtgttcactgaccggcttatgtttATGGAGTTTCtcaatgtctgctctatgtccatttattcttgatgtctgcttcccttcctttgatgctcataattatctcagacaagacaattaacatccctcacctctcacccccttccttcaatcctatttgatttgtcagtttttattgcaattttttgattttttttggtcctctgtatttataaatatcagtctgtattggaaattaaattgatctgaagaagtgggtctgtcccatgaaagctcaccaccaaataaattattttgttagtctttaaagtgctacatttctgctgctttgtataCCATTCTGATCATTGATGTTAAAGAGAGGATTACTTGTGCCAACAAAGCCCCTTCTGATTTAATGAGGATTCACCACAGGGAAAGGCAAATGCTTGTAATGTGTCTTGAGTTCCCATAGAGATTGCAGGGGGATATGTAGCCtttaattcccactgatttcatgaACACAGCCAGTAGAGGCTACTAAGTAGTTGTACTGAGTCAATGCAACTTTGTGTTGATTTGGTCCCTGCCTCTTCTCCGTGACTACTGAACATTTTTTGCTTTGCAGCTTCTTACTACAGCCCCTGCCAGGAGAAATTGCATACACCTTGCACCACTGCTGCTTCCTCTACTTGTGTAAGACTTTGCTGCCTGTGAGATACTTCCTGGGTTAGCAGGCAGAAGCGGGTGCCAACAAGGACTGATTCCAGTCCATCTTCTGTACAACTAGCAGAAGTAGCAGGAAAATTGATGAAAATTgaacagatttctttttaaatgttgaGCTGTTGAAATGTGGTCACTCTGAGAATCTAGTTGAGGATcagggctaattctccccagtcTTGCACCTTATGCATCATTTacatcagtgcttttttcctacagaaaatggtggtggaactcaagcgccaaactgccccacccctcacccatggcccaaccctgccccagcagcttaACTAACCCCCCTCACACGCAGAGCCCTAACTGACAACCCTGGCAGCTTAACAACCCCCCATGGGGCTCAAACTGCCCCATGTTgagcccaaactgccccctggtGACTTAACTGCCCCTTGGGGaggcccaagccccacccccggCAGCTTAGCTGCCCCAGCGAGGCCTGAACCACCACACTAGCAGCTtgactgcccctgccccatcggGCCCTGAGCAACTCTATGCATGGCCCAACCACTCCCTGGCGGGGCCTAAGCCTCCCACCAATATGAGGCCCAAGCTGTCCCCCAGCAGGGTCTGAGCCACCACGCGGTAGGACTCAAATCTCCCCATGCAGGAAGtgagccaccccaccccagcagcttaAAAGCCTCATCGTGCTGGGCCCaagccagcccctcctgcccccacag is a window encoding:
- the LOC142014510 gene encoding uncharacterized protein LOC142014510, with protein sequence MGRFESYRVVAQTLLGDSLGLILGLAARGDPARTLDHVWSKLKELRQGYAWAWDAAGRSGAASITCPFYRELRDLLGPRHTSSPPATLDTSAEEPQQAPEVESAPEASPAPWGPLLEPTPGALEQEEEEEGDSSSTETGLQILLLPSRSSSRASAPLGVPRPWEWTYSCTMGRTGECRRGVSGPEIPSGAIAPGQPLGGGPTGPTAGKTADPAPPPDGDGPPAAGSPPPAGGGRGAVAAGGATPLPPTGAGAGLAPRGMGGLHGDL